The Setaria viridis chromosome 6, Setaria_viridis_v4.0, whole genome shotgun sequence genome includes the window CTATCTTGACAACAACGGTTATCTGGGTGTGCGTGATGCTGGAAATTGTAATCGCTGTAATCCAGTCTACTCCATATGCTGAGTTAACTCTATGGGTGACAAGGAGGCAAAGATTTCCTGCTGGAGTATTTTTCCTTCATGTGCCATCATCAAGCGGATGTACTTTTGAAGATGATGACCTATCAGCCCATCCAGTCAGAGGTTTCAATGAAAGGAAAACAAAGGATACTGTTGATGAACAATCCGAATCATTAGTTTCAGAACTTGATTGCAACTATGCCACTCTTGGTAAACTGTTTCTCTTGACTTTTGCTTAGACCTTTCTTAGTTGAACTGTTGGTGCATTATTACTTTTTTAGATATCGAATTTTACGATAACATCAGGAGCAACATGTCTGTAGCATTCTACATGGCAAGTTTCCATTATGGAATCATATATATTAAGAGAGGTAGTTAACAACAAAGTGAAGTCCAAATTTAAATAGCTTCCCCCACTTTTGAATGCATTATATTTTTGCAGACTAGCTCCATGTTCTTATCACAAAAATGTGCTTGCTGTTGTCAATATAATGTCTCTGTGCATCTGTTTTGAAGAACTAGACCTGCTTCTGTGTAGACTGCAGCTGCTTCTGTGTTGTTTCACTTGGTCTAACATAAAGGATGCTACGTGCAGTTCAAGTAATCGGATCAAATTATGAGAGGGTTTTCAACAGGACTGGTTTCTCCTTCTGCAAACAATTGGCATATGGGATCCTTAGTGGTGAAAGGTAGCAAAATCTGTCAGTTtgattcccccccccccccccccccccccccccacattTGATGGCATTCATTGTAAATTCCTATGTTTCTTTGTTCAGGGTGCCTTCATCACTGCATCTGCAGCCGTCTCCTTCATTTCCTTGGATGAACATTGGTATTACAGAATACTGGATGCATTGCCGTGATTCTGTCCTTTCTTGTGCACCTAAGAGGTGATGGAATGAAGAGTTTTGCACTAATTGCCTGACCCAGTGACAGATTCCCGTTTTTATTGCCTAACTCAGCAGCATGATTTAGATCCTGTACCTAGATCTGTAGAAATACAtgaccaagttttggtgtcccATCTTTTATGCAATACTTGCATAGCAAAAATGTATAACGTTTTACAGCAAGGCACTGATTTTTTATCTTTATATGAAGCTTAGGTTGTCATTTTCTACAATGATGCCTCACTCTGGGTTATgtcttgcatagttgcatatTACTCAGCTTCCACTGGAACTTTGATGCATGCATCAGCTTCTATACGACCATAGCTGGCACATTTGAGCTGATCCATGTTTTCATATGATTCAGCGATATGTTCATCTTTTtgtcataattttttatttgcaatTTGGATTTGCATACAGATTCCACCAGTGGATGATATATTCACACAAAAAAGATCTTGATGAATGCATATGAACGAACCTAAGATTCTTCTCTGCTTTCATGGTTTCAATAATTGTTTTGTAGTCGCAGTTGATTGTTTTTGAGGCGGGGCTGTTTCTACAGTTTTGGCATAAatcatggtgttggtacttaGCGCTAGCTGTgcttttatgaaaaaaaaagagaaaggaatCCCCGCTGGACTGACGCTTATGCTCTGCTGCAAAGATGCATGCCTCCAGGGCTGGGAGTTTGGACTGTTGATGTAGAAGCGCGAGGTCCCTTCGAGAGGCTCTTACCGTATCAGCATTTGAAATTTGGACTATTGCACTTTGAATCATTAGCTTGTACAGAAGTTGAATGAACAGGTTGTTTAATTCAAGTTTAAATGAGTGATAGTGAATGCGTAGTGTAAGATGTATAATTTTGTTAAACATTTTGGAATGCTAATGATGTATTTGCATTAAAACACACATCTTTACACAAAATCATGTGCTAGCTCCTCGACAGCATTCTGCCAGAAGGAAAGCTAAACTATAAAGAGTAACAAAGAAGGCAAAAATAAAACGGAGAGGGGTCAATGGGAACAGAAAATTTGAGGGGAACTCCTGCCTCTTCTTCCCCGCGAGTGGAGCAATGGCCTCTGCACTAGAGATGAGCAAGAGAGCAACAGGATATTTCACAGAGAAAAAAGCATATTCCCTGCGTTGTTGATAGCAATTCACGTTTCTACCAACGACAGCACAACACCTAAACCACCATGCTCAACAGTTAGACTTGTACAACTCAGCCACGTCAGCATCTTCACCGTAAAGTTCCTGCTCCCCTTCGATGTACGGGCGCACCGACAGCACCGTCCTGGCGTCCATGTCGACGGTGACCAGCGTCACCGTGTCGATGTAGTCGGAAGGGCTTGGCGCCGCCGTCACGGTGGAACACGAACCGATCAAGCATCACCTCCATGGTGGATGATCCCCTTCTTCCCCATCGGTGGCGTTATTGGGGGGCCGATCTGGGTGTTGTTGGGCCATTAATCGACGGTAATTGGGCTTCATTCATCGGTGGGCTTCAAGTACCAAGTGGAGTGTTATCAGCCTGAGCAATCAGTTGTCCCTTTCACTTTGCCAGTTGCCCTTTTCAACTAAAACATTCCGAATTGCATCTTTTGAACCAAAAAATTACCGGATTGTGTTACAGGCTCGCATTTGGGTACGTGGCCATTTCAAGGGATCACAGATTTCAGAGCAAACTCTCAAACCTTCCATGCAACACGGAATAAGCAAACACCAAATATGAAAGTAGGCAAAACGAACAGTTCCGTATTTCATAGCATAAAGAACCTATGAACCGAACAGTTCAATATTTCATAGCATAAGAATTTATCAACTCCCATCAGCTGTTAAGTTAGAAGATTGCTGGTAACATTTGAGGCGGTGACAGACAAAAAACCGTGAAACAAAGTGCTCCCTTGGAGAAAATGCTTTTGCAGCAGAGTAAAGAAGACAAAATAAATTTCTAGGCATGGAACCTAGCCCCAGTGGCAAAATTGTACATCACAAATCCATTATTTTGAATGCTCCCCGTTAAAGGCTCGACatatttaaaatttaaaaaagGAAACGGCAGTCCTCAGTTGACAACATCCAGGACCAGCTTGCGTGACTTCAAGACTGACCACTTCATGCGCCGGTAGTAGGCAGCTTGGAGAAGAGCTAGTGACAGTAGGAAGATCCACTTCACTCCCATCTACAACGAGTTTTGAGTGGGTTGTGATCAGGACATGGATCATGGCAAAATTGAAAAGCAACAGAGACATCTGCAGTCAATTGATTAAGCCGCAAGGATGTTACCAGCTTTCTCTCTTCCATCTCAGGCTCAGCTGCCCACGAAAGGAATGATACGACATCCTTACCCATCTGTGAAAGAAACATGAGAACGGTCACGCCTCAGTCCTGGGCTCCTAACCTCACAACTGAAAACTGAATGGATAAACAATGACAGTAATAGTTTACCTGGGCTTCAGTTGCAGGAGTACCATCCTCGTACTCAACAGCTCCATCATTAAGCATCTTGGGCATGGCTATGGCACCACCAGGGAAGTAGGGATTGTAATGCAGACCCTCACGGATCTAGGTTGCAAAACAATGAATGTCATTATTGTTACCTATAATAATCTAGCAAAAGCAAACACTATAATGCAAAAAAGTATGAAATATCCATCCTTTGATAGACAATCACAAGACATATTTTAGTCAATATCTATGGGGGCCTGTGTTTGACAGTATTACAGAATCAAAGAATTATCCATGGTAAACATACACAGATAAAACTAGTGATGTTGAACTGATCAAAGATTATTGACCAACAATTGCTCGTCGAACAGAAAAGATTAAGCACTCGGAACATCATAATCTGCAGTTCAGTGCTTTCAACATCCAATAGCATCTTCTAACAGAGAAAATTGTGCATAAATCAGGAGCCAGTATGAAACGGAGATTTGAAATGTATCATGCAATACAAGTGATTGTAAATCAAGCAAGAGGTTACTCTTAACCATGTATAAACAATGATAATGGATTCACGAAGCCGTAAACCACACCAGATTGAAATGATACATAAACAATTAAAGTACCTGAACGCCAGCAGGTGGGTCACGATAACCAGTAAGAAGAGCAAAAACGTAGTTCTGACCATTGTGCCTTGCCTGAATAAAAGCATTGCAAACAGTAAGCCACAAGGAGTGAAAGATCACACCAAACAATGCAAGACCATTGGCAGAAATTACCTTTGTGATAAGACTGAGGTCCGGGGGGTATGCACCACCATTTGCAAATCGGGCTGCTTGCTCATTTGCATAGGGCTGTGGGAAGCGGTCACTCAGCTTACCAGGGCGGGTGAACATTTCACCCTCATCATTAGGACCATCAACTACCTCAATCTCAGCAGCCATTGCCTTTGTTTCCTCTTCAGTATAGGCCACCCCAACCAAATCACGGTACGAAATCAAGGACATGGAGTGACAAGAGGCACAAACTTGTGTGTAAACTTGATGTCCACGCCGAATTCTGCAgagtaatatttttttagatatatTAGAGAAGAATGCAAGAAAACAAAGTATTTACAGTTCAACAAGAATTTGTCCTGGAACAAGACAACTACTAAATTACTTCATTGCTAATTGTTAAAGTAGTACAAAATGTCATTTGTAAATTATACACCccagcacaaaaaaaaaagcttgttAATTCTGTGCCATGATCCATATTCCATAAAATGATTTACATGATTCTGTAAATATCAAGCCATACCAAATGAATAAAAGCTTAATGAAAATGAGAGGATACGGTTGACTTACGATGCATGATCATAAGAGCTCATGATGCCAGCATGTGGCCAGGGATAATCTGGGGCTGCCAAGCCATGCTCAGCTTCATCCGCAGATGCTATTGTAGCAAAACTCAATAGACCAGAGGCACCAACTCCAAGAAGAGCCAATGCTCTCAGTCCAGCAGAGGACTCTTCATGCTTTCCCCGAAGTGAAGAAAGCAGCGATGAACCCTACAAAACATGGCAACAATGTTAAGAGACAGCAATCATGGGTCATGGCCCGTGGAAAAAGATAGAATGTCTACCAAAACTCATAAGTCAAAAGTAACTTAATGACCTCCAAAACTCATAATTTTGATTGGAAAAGGAGGGATCGAACACAACTAGGATGACTAGTAAAGATCCAGTCAACAGAACTGAAAAGGACTATACTGCTCAAGCTATCTGGTTCAAATTTATTATACAATAGGATAAGACAAGAACAGCAAAACATAAACCCTATAAAAGACACATGCGGCAGTGATTAATTGCTCATTTCTGTCAAGCGGACATCATGCAGATCCTAACAGCTTAAGCACGTTCACTACGATTTGCTTCCAACATGAACAGTAAATCCACAGATAGATACATTCCATATTACAATGGTGAGGCTTCACTACCCGAATTGGATATGGACTCATTTTGAAGAGGCTGGCATACAAACAAAGAGTTCACTGATATTGGTACTTACAGATGACTGGTTGTGGAGAGTTCTCCTCAGAAGCTGGTTAATGCCCCTTGTGGCAGCCATCCAGGATTCTGCAAAATCCAGTATTGAGAACTTAGTTCCATAGTGAAAAGTGGTTTGGCACAACAAGCATGAGCACCAGAAATAAAACATGCAAATTTCTTCATAGATACAAATGGTTCCATCCTACTGACACTAATCAACCCTTCCAATGAATTCAAGCGGAACAAACCACATTGAAAGCACGAAATCAGGAGGTTTTGCCGCAAATTTTGCCAGTCTAACACCCAAATCCGCAACACATAAATGGCTAGATTTGCATTTCAGCTATCACTATCAGGGACAACAACATTAATTGGTCCCGCAGAATAAACTAGCAATCTAGCGCTTCGTAACAACTAACAACAAAAAGGAAACGGAAATCAACTTTTAGGTTGGGGCAGATGGATCTCCACTCCGCTGCAACCCACAGGGACGAGGACGCCAACGGAGAAGGACGCGAGGTCAAGCCCCGGATGCGCACGCCGCCTCAATCGATCGGATTCGCACAGATCTAGCGGCTCGATTCCCACGGCCCCAAGAGGCCTGGACACGACCCTGGGGTCGTCCGCAACTACCGGAGACCAGAGCGGATCACCAGATCGGAGATCTCCACCACATGCCTGGAAGGGGACGAACCAGCAGGAATCAACGAGGACACTAATCAAGAGGACTCACCTACAGGGCGCGGCGCGGTGCGTCGCGGGCGGAGACGCGGgctccggcgagcggcggcgcggggagggaggcggaagGAATgggcgaggggaggggaggatgcGGGGGGCGTGTGATGGGCTTTGTGGCGATGCCGATGCGAGACCCAGGCGGGTGGTGCCGATCTCCCTCCGGGGACGTCTCACTGACACGTGGGGCCGCCCTGCGCCGCGGCTTCCGGACGGGCCACGCGGGCCCTTCCAGCTAGACCTTGATTTTGAGGCCCGCCCGACCAGTATACGTAGGCCCAGAAAGACCATCAACCTTGGAGGCCCAAAGAAATAGATTGTTTTGCATTTAAATGGACTATTATCCTCTCACTCAAAAATGGACTATTAAGATCCCGTTTAGTAGAGtttcggcttctcataaaacggcttcggcttcggcttcttcagtggagtggcttttttagtgaagctgaagccgttttgcaaaatgttcggtaaaacggcttctcaatagcaatatatgtaattttatgatcacttaatgcttgaagagagaggagaagtcggtgaagccacttttttcgacTTCTCCTGTCTAGAGTAAGCTGTTTTAcggcttctccccggctttggtggtgaagccgttttgaaattagCCTTTTGGTAGGACTTCACCAAAAACCGGTGGAGACGCACCTtaagaagccctaccaaacggggtCTAAAATTCCCTAAAAATGGATTATTAAAAAATTGGTCCCAGCCGTTGATCTGCCACTCCCTTTCTGTCGTGGCCTCCGTCCACACAAAATCTCAGCCCAACAGGCTAAAAAACGAGCGGCGCACCGTGCTGCAGTGCACGGGACCTGCAGATACTCCTAGCTAGCTTGTGCCGCCACCCAACCAGCGACGACCACTCGCCGCTGCTGGACTCGGCCCATGCTGGCGCGCCCGAACGCCGGCGTGgtccggccgccggcgtcgtcggcgaAGGAGCCGCTCTTCTCGTTCGGCGTCATCGCCGACGTGCAGTACGCCGACATCCCCGACGGCCGGTCCTTCCTCGGCGTGCCGCGCTACTACCGCCACAGCATCTgcgtcctccgccgcgccgtccgGAGCTGGAACGCCCACGAGGGCGTCAGGTTCTGCGTCAACTTCGGCGACATCGTCGACGGCTTCTGCCCCAGGGAGCGGTCCCTGGAGGCCGTCCGCGCCGTGGTGCGCGAGTTCGACGGCTTCCGCGGCGGgccggcgtaccacatgctcggCAACCACTGCCTGTACAACCTCCCCCGGAGCGACCTCGTGCCGGAGCTGCGTatcccctcgccgccgggccGCTCCGCCGCCTACTACGACTTCTCGCCGTGGCCGGGGTACCGCTTCGTGGTGCTGGACGCCTACGACTTGAGCGCCCTCGGGCGGCCGCGGACGCACCCGtcgtccgcggcggcgcggcggttccTGGATGCCCGGAACCCGAACCGCGACAAGAACAGCCCGAGCGGGCTCGAGGGGACGGACCGGCGGTTCGTGATGTTCaacggcggcgtgggcggcgcgcAGCTGCGGTGGCTGGACGGCGTcctccgcggcgcg containing:
- the LOC117861561 gene encoding cytochrome c1-2, heme protein, mitochondrial, which encodes MAATRGINQLLRRTLHNQSSGSSLLSSLRGKHEESSAGLRALALLGVGASGLLSFATIASADEAEHGLAAPDYPWPHAGIMSSYDHASIRRGHQVYTQVCASCHSMSLISYRDLVGVAYTEEETKAMAAEIEVVDGPNDEGEMFTRPGKLSDRFPQPYANEQAARFANGGAYPPDLSLITKARHNGQNYVFALLTGYRDPPAGVQIREGLHYNPYFPGGAIAMPKMLNDGAVEYEDGTPATEAQMGKDVVSFLSWAAEPEMEERKLMGVKWIFLLSLALLQAAYYRRMKWSVLKSRKLVLDVVN
- the LOC117860064 gene encoding manganese-dependent ADP-ribose/CDP-alcohol diphosphatase, giving the protein MLARPNAGVVRPPASSAKEPLFSFGVIADVQYADIPDGRSFLGVPRYYRHSICVLRRAVRSWNAHEGVRFCVNFGDIVDGFCPRERSLEAVRAVVREFDGFRGGPAYHMLGNHCLYNLPRSDLVPELRIPSPPGRSAAYYDFSPWPGYRFVVLDAYDLSALGRPRTHPSSAAARRFLDARNPNRDKNSPSGLEGTDRRFVMFNGGVGGAQLRWLDGVLRGAARRRERVVVCSHLPVHPGAASPTGLMWNYEEVMAVVRRHEGCVVACLAGHVHRGGYAVDGCGVHHRTLEAAVECPPGTDAFGRVEVYPDRLRLVGSDRMASTEMLLLSSSSSTEVAAA